One part of the Xylanimonas allomyrinae genome encodes these proteins:
- a CDS encoding bifunctional nuclease family protein, translating to MVEGPFDEPSAPGDFPMVPVEVLGVRQQQRGPDLENEIVVLLLDAAAELAVPIVIGPREASAIAMAQAGLVTPRPMTHDLMRDVLGAVGVDLERAEIVALDGGIFFAELVLSNGARVDSRASDAIALAMRTGSPVLCSAEVVAAAGIEIVDLEQQREVEKFRDFLEHVEPDDFSGPAPGGRSPST from the coding sequence ATGGTGGAGGGACCTTTCGACGAGCCGAGCGCTCCCGGTGACTTTCCGATGGTGCCGGTCGAGGTGCTGGGCGTTCGCCAGCAGCAGCGCGGCCCCGACCTTGAGAACGAGATCGTGGTCCTGCTCCTGGACGCTGCGGCCGAGCTCGCGGTGCCGATCGTCATCGGGCCACGCGAGGCGTCCGCCATCGCGATGGCGCAGGCCGGGCTCGTCACACCCCGCCCCATGACGCACGACCTCATGCGCGACGTGCTCGGCGCCGTCGGCGTCGATCTGGAGCGTGCGGAGATCGTCGCGCTCGACGGCGGGATCTTCTTCGCCGAGCTTGTCCTGTCGAACGGCGCCCGTGTCGACTCGCGGGCGTCGGACGCGATCGCGCTCGCGATGCGGACCGGCTCTCCCGTGCTGTGCAGCGCGGAGGTCGTGGCCGCCGCGGGCATCGAGATCGTCGATCTCGAACAGCAGCGCGAGGTCGAGAAGTTCCGCGACTTCCTCGAGCACGTCGAGCCTGACGACTTCTCCGGGCCGGCACCGGGCGGGCGTTCACCCTCGACCTGA